The Chamaesiphon minutus PCC 6605 DNA window AATTTCACTAGGTGAAACATCAAAAATTTTCGATAATTCTGGGAGGAGCGGGCCAATTGTTGGTCCACCCATAATCTCGATGAGGGTGAGGCTGATGATGATATAAAAGTTTCGATCGTGCAGCGGATTTTTGGTGCTGATAAATTGAGATAATTCATCACTTTGACTCTCTAAATCTAAAATTAGCGGATCTTTCATTGGTTTATTTATCCTGATAAGTTGAGATTTTTCAAAGAAGTGGGATTAAATTTTATTTCGTATAGAACCCCTTTGAGAGCCGCTAGTGGGGAGGGCGGGTTTGTTCGATATCGATTTTAGAGATTGATATCAGCTTGCATAAACCCGCCCCTACGGTCGATCTATAAAATGTACGATCGTGGATATACGTGGATCTGTAGATGGCTTTGTTTATGCTGAAAATTCCCGTCATTGACCGTTAGATTTAGACAAACCCGCCCCCACTAGCAGCTTCTATAACCCAACTGGCAAATGTTCGGGGCCGTGAAACACGATATTGTCCGCCCATTTAATGGCTCGATCGACTAAATGCAGTTTCGGGAAGCGGTTAATCAGGATATTTAGGGAAATCTGAGCTTCAGCGCGAGCTAGTTCCGCACCCAGACAAAAGTGAATGCCACCACCAAAACCACAGTGATGATTGTCCTGACGCTGAAGATCGAGTTCGTCGGCTCGATCGAAACGACTGGGGTCGCGGTTAGCAGCACCGAGCATTAAGCCCAAACTGTCACCTCGGCGAATCAGCCTGCCGCCAATTTTCACATCTTCATAAGCCCACCTCGATAACATCTGGACGGGGCCGTCATAGCGAATTAGCTCCTCTACTGCCGCTGGCATCAGATCGGGATGAGCGCGTAATCGCTGCATCTGAGCTGGATTGCGGAGTAGCGAAAGCGTTCCTTTGGCTATTAAGTTAATTGTCGTTTCGTGTCCTGCCGTGAGTAGATGAATGCAGGTAGATAATATTTCCTCGTCATTCAATTTATCGCCTTCATATCTAGCTTTAGCTAAAGCCGTAATTAAATCCTCGCGGGGGTTAGCATGGCGTTTGGCGATCGCATCTTTAAAGTATTCAATAAAAGCTTGAGTAGCTGTTTCTGCTCGTTCGTAAACTGCCACAGAAGGAGTCAATCGCGAAGCACTAGCGTGTTGCAATGCTAATGCCCAATCTCTAAACATCAACCGATCTGCGGGATCTACTCCGAGCAAAGTAGCAATGACCATTACTGGCAACGGAAACGCAAAATCGTCAATTAAATCCATCTCCGATCGATCCTCAACACGATCCAACAGACTATCGGCAATTTCGACGATCGCCGGACGGATAGTTTCTAGAGTCTTAGGCGAAAAAGCTTTATTTACTAATAATCTCAACCCATTAGTGACAAGTTAAGAAGCGATCGCACTTGTCAAGCGGGCTTGAGGCGATGAGTCGAAGAAAAAATTGTCTGTTCGACTCATAGAATCAGGAAAAGGTGCAATAATTAACTTAACATTAGGTTTACGAACAGTTTTAACAATACCTAAATCTTGATTCTCTGGGGCAGCAAAATAGGTGACTGGATTGGCAGCTAAACCTTTATGATGAGCTACATGAAAATGATAAAGACCTCGATAAATCATCTCTAAAGAAATGCGGTCGAATGGGAGAGATAATTCATCAGCTACAGCATCACCTAAATCGACTAGAACTGCATAAAACAGCCAAGTCCCCCACATCTGTAATTTAATTCCATTAACTGAACCAGTCCATAAATAACTCAACCCGAGCAATCGTTTAACAGTATTAAAAGCCTCTTCAATTCGCCACCGTCTTCCGTACAAATCGGCGACTACATAGGGAGGAAGATTCAATGGGTCGAGTACACTAGTTAGATAAGAATACCAGACTTTACCCACTTTAATTTCGACTAATCTTACAGTTATATATGGAGTCTTTTTGGTGCCAGACCCCATCCGCACTATTCGGTCACGGATACTATAACTATTGCTAAATACTCGCTCTATCTGTAGCGATGCACCTTTTTTTAATCGAGTAATAAAATGAATATCTCTGTTAATTAATTCTTGCCAAAATTGGAAATGATAGAAGCCTCGATCCAAGAGCAATAAAGTGCCCGATGTTACTAAATTCAGGATATCTTTCTCAAAATTAACATCTGAAGCTTTGGGATTTTCTCTAAACCAGATTTCAATCGGCAATCTCGTCACCAAATCTATGACTACTCCCATTTTTCCCGCTAGTTGTCCGATTGGCACATCAGATAAGCTATCTAATTTCTTGAATATCGCTTCCAATGTGGAGCCATCACATGCCCAAATCCGCTCAAATTTTGCTTGAGCAAATTCAATGCTTTGTGGCAACAATCGCTGTTTTCTCTGGTGCCACTTCACTCTAAATTCTGGCAGTAATTCCTTAAACACTCTCTCAAATAACTCAGATGGAAAGGTCAGAAATCTTTGTGCAATCGCCTGTTGACTTACTTGTGTTGGCTCACACCACAAAAATCCTTCTCGCCCTAACATTCGGCTTAGTTCTCTGACTCCTGGCACATTCCGCCACAGTAGCGTCAGCACTGCTGCCATCATCAAGGGTAAATTTAACAGCCGATTTCTCAGCCCTAATTGTCGGTAGTAATGACTTTGATTGAAAATTGCTGGTGTCAATAAAGCCTCTACTTGAGCGGCGATGATCTCATCTTCCACACCTGGTTGGTGGTTCTTTTTGGCGTGGTCGCGGTTACTTCTTCGGCGGCTGGTCATCAGGCCTCTATTCCCTCAAACTCTTGACTAGAAACAGTTTGGCATCTTTTTATTACCTTTTTGACAAATCTCTGATTTTCTTAACTTGTCACGAATGATCTCAACCGAGTATGGTTAGGCGGATCGCGGAATACCATCCAGTTACTCACCATCGAACTAAAGCCTCGATAAGCTTTGGGTACTGGTGAGGTTTCAATATCGGGGCGAACTTTTTGACCTTCGCGACCAAATCGCCGATCTTCAAGTACCTGGACGACATCTTGATAACGGAACAGATACCAAGCACCAGCCAGTTGAGGTTTGGCAGCCATGCCCCAATGCACGGGGTCTGTTTCTCGATAGTGTCGGTAAACTGGGTAAGGATCGGCAATGACTTCGGGCAGAAATGGATTTAATCGCTCTATTGTCGAAACAGTCATAGTTAAATTAATTGATAATTGATAATTAATAATTGGTTTTTTTGTGTCCAGTTACTTATTAACGAGCTACTGCCAAGGGAGCTAGTTTCAGTGGATAAGCCAGTGAAGCCAGCATCTGATTCATCCGAATGCGCCCCTCGCGCTGAACTCTAGCGACCGAAGCTCGCGACTCCAACCGTTTCATATAATTTGTGAGGTTGGGTAAATGTCGATAGTCATAAACCAGCCGTAAATAAGTAAGTGTCGGTGCGGCAGTACAGTCTGCTAACGAAAATTGCTCTCCCACCAGCCAAGTCCGGTCTTGAAGTCGATCTTCTAGCAGGCTGCAAGCTATTTCTAGCAGCCTGCTCGCTTTGATTACCTCTTTTTTGCCACGCAGCTCCAATTCGCGCTGACTATCGGCAAACAGCACTTCGCGGCTACTGTTGATATAAACATCGATAATTCTCTCGATCGTCCGAATCTCTAAAATCCGCTCTGGATTGAGTAAGCAAGGCTGCTGAGGGAATTGCCGATCGAGATATTCAATGATGATGCAAGCTTCAAAAAATATTTCCCCATTGTCGGTTTCTAGGGTCGGAATTTTAGCAAAGGGATTAATTTTTTGGTATTGTTCCCGTGCTTCTGGATCGAAAAGACTTACCTTAATTGGCGTAAAAGGAATGTCTTTTTCGTAAAGAGCGATCGCGACTCGTTGACAATAAGATGAAGCTGGATCGTAGTAAAATTTCATAACTAAAGATCTCCCTTTTAGGCCATTTTTGGAGTGGTGCTTAGTTTTAGGTTACTGGTGCTAAGAGAACCCGGATCTGGGGGAGGCTTCCCCCAGACCCCCCGTTGAAGGGCGGGGTGCCGCCCCTCAAACTCCCCTGCACAAGGGTCGATCTGTAGGCAGCGATTCGCGCTTCTCTTCTCCTTTCGGAGACGCTGCGCTACGAGACGCTACGCGTTGGCGGAGCCTCGCCTCTGGCGATACGCATTAGCTTCGCAATGGGAATCGATTTGTGGGTTAGTAAGAATGTAGATAAATCTAGACTTCGTTTTTAGATCTAAATCCCCCTAAATCCCCCTTAAAAAGGGGGACTTTAAAGCCCCCTTAAAAAGGGGGTTGGGGGATTTACCCACCGGAACGAAGCAATTGGACTTTTCAGACATCCTCTAATTTTCGATCGTCAAAAATAGCCACGAATTCGATCGATAGTGCCATCGAGATCGTCTGGTAAATCATCGCCCCGCCAAGCTACATGTCCGTCTGGTCGTACCAAAACCAACGTCTTTTCATAAATTTTGGCAATCTCCCGATCGTCGATCTGATAAGTTCGCAAGGGGACATTTTTTGCTTGGCAAGTATCGATTAAAGCTGTCACATCTCGATCGCCAAAATTAAGTAATACTAAGCCGTGACCGAAGAGATCTAAGGTCGATTTATTTGCTTCTAACCAGGCATGTGGCGCGCGACTGCCTGGATAGCTGGTGGGAGTCCACTCATCCGGCTTTTGAACGGGTGGTTTCTCTGGTTCGGTGGCAATAGCAGGCGATTCATAATAAAAGCCAAAGTGAATTCCTGGCGCGTTAAATTCGCGATTGACATCACTGTGTTGCATTTTTTCGGTCATCTGTTGGCGCGCGCGATCGCCTTCAGGTGAGTCCAGCATAATTTCAGGTGGTAGAGTACGTTTGAGGGTACGTTCCAGATTGAGATTAGCTTCTTCTACAGCCGCAACCGCTAGCGGATGACGTTCGGTTTGATAGGTATCTAGCAATTGGGGACTAGCCCAGCCTTGCAACACAGCGGCCAGTTTCCAACCTAGATCTAAGGCATCCGAGACCCCAGTATTCATGCCGAAGCCGCCGGAAGGAGATAGCGTATGCGCGGAGTCACCGACAAAAAAGATGTTTCCCGACTGGTAATCAGTGGCAACTCGATGGGTTAAATACCACAGAGAGGTAGACAGAATTTCAATTGGCGTATCGATCCCGACGGCTTCTTTAACTGCTTTTTCGGAATCGCGCGGGGTGCCATCTTCGTGGGGAGTGGCGGTTAAGCGATATAGACCCACCCCGTCCATCGATCGCAGCGGATAACGCAAATTATCTGGAGTCATCATAAAGAACACCAATGCTCGACGCGCTCCCAAAATCTCTGGTAGTTCTGGTGCCTGAAAGAGAATGTTTTGAAATATACGGGTGGGATGGTGGGCGAGCGTATCGATGCCGCAGGTTTTCCGAATGAGGCTACTCGCACCATCGCAAGCAACCGCGTATTTAGCCTCGACAGTGGCTGTATCGCCGCTCTCTAAAAATTTGATTTGACCGACAATTCCCTGCTGAGTCGATTCCAAACTTTCTAGACGACAGTTGAGGTTAATCGGCCCAGCCGGAGCAATACCCAGCTCTTTGGTGAGTAAGGGCACGAGCCAGTGATGGGGACAGGGATGTTCTGATTCTGGGCTATGGGGTGGTAAGGTTCGCTCGGCGTGACTACCAAACTTTAAGCGATGGATCTCATGTTTGCCCACAGCCGTAACCCATGCCACATCGAGCGGATGGTCTGCTGGCCAACCCGCATCGCGAACCGATTGAGCCAAACCCCAACGGCGGAAAATTTCCATCGATCGCGGCCCGACAGTCCCAACTTTAGGGTGATCGATGACCCCATCAGACTGTTCTACTAGCAAGCAATCGATGCCTTGGTATCTCAGTTCTAAGGCCATTGCTAGCCCCACGGGGCCGCCACCAACAATTAATACTTGTGTTTCGATCGTCCGGTGATTCATAGCTGAATAGGGGATAGGGGATAGGGAATAGGGAATAGGGGGACTAGGCTTCGGCTGAGATGGTGTTACCCCCCCTGGAGGGCTGGGGTGGAAATCCCCTCCTCGGAGGGGTGCCCGTAGGGCGGGGTGGAAATCCCCTCCTCGGAGGGGTGCCCGTAGGGCGGGGTGGGTAGATCTCCGCAGCAACTCTAATAACTAATCGATCGCCATCTCCGTAAAAAAACCAACGTAAAAATCAAACAGCTCAGTAACTGTGCTGCTAATCGCCGGACACTTTTTAGCTTGCGCGCTCAATTTTTCAAACCGCCGCGCGATCGCCTGATAAGCGATCTCTGGCGTGGGAATATAAGCAGGTGGCGTGGTCATATTAAAAGATGGCCCTGCGGTTCGACCCCGCTTCCCAGAAGGCATCGTCATCAGTAATTCGCCAAGGGGACGTACCATGCCTGCCATAATATCGATCGCGGCATTCATGAGTTTCGATCTCCGGAGGCTACCATTCGGCATCAACCCAAAGTGCTGTACCATGAGCTGCATCATGATGAAGTAGCACTCATCGCAGATTTGCATCACTGTGACAGTTTCAGCCGCAGTTACCACGCTGGTACTACAGTCTTTTGAATGCAGCGTCGGGTTGCGTAAAGCTGGATAGGCTGGATTCCAGGGTACGGGGCTGTTGTTATCGCTCGCAAATTGTTGTTGGGCTAGTGCTGCGGCCATCCGGCGAAATTGCTGATAGTGGGAGCGATCGAATTTAGGCGAGTTGGCATCGCATCCTTCCCCTTGTTCGGTAATTAAGTCGATCGCAAACAGGGCACTCTTCACATCTTCCACTTGCAACTGATAGTGTGGGTGATGCTGGTTAAAATCCTCCCTTAAAAATAAGTGATGCTCGCCGCCTGCTGGGCCTTTTTTAGTGATAAATAAATCGGGGATTGTTTCGATCGCTTGGCGAATTTGGCGGTACAGTTCGCTCAACGAACCATAACTATGTAATCGATCGGCGATTGCGCTGGGCGCAGGCTTCGCCAACGGGTCTTCAACCTCACGTTCGGCTAATTCCTCCGCTAAAAAGTCGGGCATTTCCAGTCGCATAAAGCGGTGAATACTATTAGCATTTAGAGGTTCGAGTGCCAAGTCTATATCGATCGGACAATATCGATCGATCTCACCAAAGTTGGGATTGGCTGGGTAGAAGGGTTCGCCCATCGCCATCAGAATGTTATTAACCATCAAAAAGTGGATCATTTCCTCATGGGAAATCTCCAGCAATACGCCCCGCATTCCATAGTTATGCGTTTCTTGTCCATCGCCGCAGGCTAAGTTTAATTGCTCTAGAGTCCACAAACCCCGCTGCACGTATTCTCGACCTGTAACGTAGTTGGGGATGGAATAGGCGGCATAAATATATTGCAACATCACCGCGACTTCCAGTTCTGCGGCTTGGCGCAGGGCGACAACCAATTCGTCACGGGTGTCGATCGATCGCTGCGTCCGCTTGGTTGTGGGCGTGGGATCGGGAACATAGCCGACTTGCTGTTGATTTTGTAAATATTTATATAAAAGCATTGCCTTTGGTTGAGATAGTTCTCTAGTTGGGGGCATGTAATA harbors:
- a CDS encoding glutathione S-transferase family protein, producing the protein MKFYYDPASSYCQRVAIALYEKDIPFTPIKVSLFDPEAREQYQKINPFAKIPTLETDNGEIFFEACIIIEYLDRQFPQQPCLLNPERILEIRTIERIIDVYINSSREVLFADSQRELELRGKKEVIKASRLLEIACSLLEDRLQDRTWLVGEQFSLADCTAAPTLTYLRLVYDYRHLPNLTNYMKRLESRASVARVQREGRIRMNQMLASLAYPLKLAPLAVAR
- a CDS encoding FAD-dependent monooxygenase; the encoded protein is MNHRTIETQVLIVGGGPVGLAMALELRYQGIDCLLVEQSDGVIDHPKVGTVGPRSMEIFRRWGLAQSVRDAGWPADHPLDVAWVTAVGKHEIHRLKFGSHAERTLPPHSPESEHPCPHHWLVPLLTKELGIAPAGPINLNCRLESLESTQQGIVGQIKFLESGDTATVEAKYAVACDGASSLIRKTCGIDTLAHHPTRIFQNILFQAPELPEILGARRALVFFMMTPDNLRYPLRSMDGVGLYRLTATPHEDGTPRDSEKAVKEAVGIDTPIEILSTSLWYLTHRVATDYQSGNIFFVGDSAHTLSPSGGFGMNTGVSDALDLGWKLAAVLQGWASPQLLDTYQTERHPLAVAAVEEANLNLERTLKRTLPPEIMLDSPEGDRARQQMTEKMQHSDVNREFNAPGIHFGFYYESPAIATEPEKPPVQKPDEWTPTSYPGSRAPHAWLEANKSTLDLFGHGLVLLNFGDRDVTALIDTCQAKNVPLRTYQIDDREIAKIYEKTLVLVRPDGHVAWRGDDLPDDLDGTIDRIRGYF
- a CDS encoding IS4 family transposase — translated: MTSRRRSNRDHAKKNHQPGVEDEIIAAQVEALLTPAIFNQSHYYRQLGLRNRLLNLPLMMAAVLTLLWRNVPGVRELSRMLGREGFLWCEPTQVSQQAIAQRFLTFPSELFERVFKELLPEFRVKWHQRKQRLLPQSIEFAQAKFERIWACDGSTLEAIFKKLDSLSDVPIGQLAGKMGVVIDLVTRLPIEIWFRENPKASDVNFEKDILNLVTSGTLLLLDRGFYHFQFWQELINRDIHFITRLKKGASLQIERVFSNSYSIRDRIVRMGSGTKKTPYITVRLVEIKVGKVWYSYLTSVLDPLNLPPYVVADLYGRRWRIEEAFNTVKRLLGLSYLWTGSVNGIKLQMWGTWLFYAVLVDLGDAVADELSLPFDRISLEMIYRGLYHFHVAHHKGLAANPVTYFAAPENQDLGIVKTVRKPNVKLIIAPFPDSMSRTDNFFFDSSPQARLTSAIAS
- a CDS encoding cytochrome P450 — protein: MRLLVNKAFSPKTLETIRPAIVEIADSLLDRVEDRSEMDLIDDFAFPLPVMVIATLLGVDPADRLMFRDWALALQHASASRLTPSVAVYERAETATQAFIEYFKDAIAKRHANPREDLITALAKARYEGDKLNDEEILSTCIHLLTAGHETTINLIAKGTLSLLRNPAQMQRLRAHPDLMPAAVEELIRYDGPVQMLSRWAYEDVKIGGRLIRRGDSLGLMLGAANRDPSRFDRADELDLQRQDNHHCGFGGGIHFCLGAELARAEAQISLNILINRFPKLHLVDRAIKWADNIVFHGPEHLPVGL